The Rhodoligotrophos appendicifer sequence CGGTTAACTGCACTCGCGTCCCAGCTTGGGCTTTCACACTCGACCCAGCTCTTCAGCCTGCCGAGCATCTCCTCCGAATCCATCGTCAGGCCAAGGGGGCTGAATTCAGTCATGTTCCGATCCTACGCCGGCAGGGCGGCTACCGTGTTGACCAGCTGTCCGAGGCCGGCAATCGTGGCCTCGATCCTGTCGCCGGGCGCGAGCCAAACGGGATTGGCGTGCCCGGCAATCACTCCGGACGGGCTGCCCGAGGTTATCACATCGCCAGGCTCCAGGGTGATGTTGGACCACCACGAAACAAGGTCGGCAACACCGAAAACCATGTTTTTTGTGCTCGAGTCCTGCCGGATTTCGCCATTAAGCCGAAGGGTCATCTTCAGATCCTGCGGATCTGCGATCTCGTCAATGGTGGTTAGCCACGGCCCCAGGGGACAGGACGTATCGAAGCTCTTTCCCAGAAGGATAACTTTGTTCGCGTGTTCGCGGCTTTGAATGTCGCGCGCGGACACGTCGTTGAAGACACAATACCCGGCGACATAGTCCAATGCGTTTTCCTTGGAGACGTTTTTGGCCTTCTTGCCAATGACGATCGCCAGCTCGATTTCGTAATCCAGCTGCTCCGTGAAAGAGGGAATATAGATCGCCTCTTCGGTTCCGACTGTTGAGGATGGAGCCTGGAGGAAGCCGGTGGGATGCTGATAATGGAAGGAGCCCCAATCCTGCGCTTTCCAGGCATCGCCCTTGAAAGCGGAGGCCACCTCCTTCTTGTGATCAGAAAAATTCACTGAAGTGTGGAGGATCTTGCCCGGCCGCGGAATTGTCGGCAAAAAACGCAACTCGCTTTTCCGCCAGGCAACCTTGCTTGCCGCACGGGCATTGATCTCGTCTGGACTGCCCTTGGCAAATCGGATCACCTCCTCCGCCAAGGGATAATACCGGCCAGGGTTGGAGATCATCTCGATGATATCATTGGGAATCCGATCACCCGAAGCGTCTTTGTGAATGATCGAATCGACGGAGCGAAGATCGATAAAGACATCCTCACTGACAGCCGCAGCCAGAAAGCGGGAGCTCTGATCCGAAGTTTTGGGTTCGCATGTTACAAGCTTCATGTCCTGACCTCAGTAAGTCTGCCGCCCGCCGAGCTACGCTCACGCGCCATAGCATATATGATCCCAGCTTCGCTAATTGTAAAATGTATCCAATCCTGCCAAGATCGTCAGTGTCGATCTTCCATACCGGATGCAGGTTCAATGTTGGGCACCACAAACAGCGCCGTCGAAGAGGTGATCCTGCGTGTCAATGGCGAGGAAGCCACGGTAAGAGTTGACCCGGCAACTCCGCTCCTGTTCGTTCTCAGAAATTCTCTAGGATTGACAGGTGCAAAGCTGGGCTGCGGCCTTGAGCAGTGCGGGGCATGCGCCGTGCTTGTTGACGGTAAGAAGGCGCTCAGCTGCAATGCGCCGGTGGCACAGTTTACGGGTAAGAATATTGTCACGCCGGAGAGTGCTGACGACAACATGCTCGAGATCGTGCGCAACGCCTTTCTCGAAGCCGGCGCGGCACAATGCGGATACTGTATCCCTGGGATGGTGATTGCCGCGGCAGCCTTGCTTCACGCCACCAAACATCCTGACGATGGCGAAATTCGCGACGCTCTTCAACAGCATCTCTGCCGTTGCGGATCGCAGCAGCGCGTTTTTCAGGCGGTCAAGGAATTGGCCAATGGCTGATCACACCGACATCAACGCCAGCTTGGC is a genomic window containing:
- a CDS encoding fumarylacetoacetate hydrolase family protein, which encodes MKLVTCEPKTSDQSSRFLAAAVSEDVFIDLRSVDSIIHKDASGDRIPNDIIEMISNPGRYYPLAEEVIRFAKGSPDEINARAASKVAWRKSELRFLPTIPRPGKILHTSVNFSDHKKEVASAFKGDAWKAQDWGSFHYQHPTGFLQAPSSTVGTEEAIYIPSFTEQLDYEIELAIVIGKKAKNVSKENALDYVAGYCVFNDVSARDIQSREHANKVILLGKSFDTSCPLGPWLTTIDEIADPQDLKMTLRLNGEIRQDSSTKNMVFGVADLVSWWSNITLEPGDVITSGSPSGVIAGHANPVWLAPGDRIEATIAGLGQLVNTVAALPA
- a CDS encoding (2Fe-2S)-binding protein, producing MLGTTNSAVEEVILRVNGEEATVRVDPATPLLFVLRNSLGLTGAKLGCGLEQCGACAVLVDGKKALSCNAPVAQFTGKNIVTPESADDNMLEIVRNAFLEAGAAQCGYCIPGMVIAAAALLHATKHPDDGEIRDALQQHLCRCGSQQRVFQAVKELANG